The genomic region ACAACAGTAGTCATTGCTCCCTTAAGAACAGTGAAACTCATTACTAAATAACTAGAAACAAATATGAAAACAAACAAAATCAAACTATGTAACCAACTATCTATTGTTAATACTGTACTTCCATTTAAAATAGATTCAGCAATATTAATATGAATCTCTACTCCATACATCTGCGTATCCATTTCTATTGCAACATTATAAGCATCTTGCATCCCTGATGCATGTGCTCCAACTAATACATAACAATCTTTAAAACTACGAACATCTACTGTTCCATCTAATACATCAATTAAAGATACTTCTTCATAGGTACAACTCTTAGCAACATAAGAAAAACCAAATACATTACTACTAGACATATTTATTTCTGGAATTTCTACTCCTGTATTTTCAGCAATTTGATTAGCTAAAATAGCTGCAAAACTATAATAAGTACTATCTTCATAATCAATACTATATAAAGATCTACGAACTACAGAATCATCATCAATAATAGCGTTAGAAAATCCTTGTAATGTTACTTCTTGTAATGCACTAAAAGGTTCTTCAATAAATTCTACAGACATATTATCTACATTAATAACTGCTTCTTCTACTTCTGTTATCGTATCTTCAAAAGATATTAAATTAACTACAGCAACATTACCAAAATCCTTAGCAGCATCTACAAACGCTTGATCTCCATCTTCAGAAATAGTTCCTGAAAACAAAATATCGAAACCAATAAAATAAGGTGCATATTCTGTATCTAATATTTCAATTAACTGAGCATATACACTACGATCCCAAGTACCAAAGGTACCTAGTGTATCTAATGTTTTTTGATCAATTTTAATTACTTTTATATTTGTATTAATAGCACTTTCTTCTTGATATACAGCATCTTGAACTTTTTGATCAAAATAGTAAAAAACATTACTATAAGAACAAAAACTTCCAATCAAAGCTATAAAAACACAAACAATTAGTTTTTGTATTCTCATTTCTATAATTTGTCACAAATTAATTCAACAATATCTCTACAAATAGAAATATCTTTTTCTGTGAAATCACCTTCAGTTTTGTTTAATAATTGCACACAACCATAAACTTCTTCTTGAACAATAATAGGTAAACAAATAATATTTTTACTAACAAATCCAGTAGCACTATCTGCTTTTTGATACCATCTAGGATCATTCACTAAATCATTGCTTATAATTTCTATATTTTCTGCAACACATTTACCACATAACCCTTGTCCTATTGGTAATTCTAAATCTCTTAGACCATCTGTATGTTCTCCAAATAAAATATAAGGATAAATAACATCTCCTTCTACCATCCATACTGTTGCTGCTTCACAGCCAATTAATAATTGTAAATCATTGATTTCTTGTTCCATCTTTCTTTCCTCCCACTTATAAAGACATGAAAAAATCTAACCAAAAACTCGCATAAACACTAATTATTAACCCCATTAATAATGCACTTGGTTTTATTTTGTTTTTCAATTTATCATTGAAAACAAAATAAATCACTATTGGAAGTATCACTAATAATGGATTGATAACATAACATAATCCTATTACTAAAATATAAATCTTTAATAAACTATCTTTTGTTTCAAAAGGATTTCCTATCATATAACCTGTATTCGTTAATACTCGATAGGTAACATAGGTTGGTTGCCACATAATAGCAAAAAACAAAATATACCTACAAACCTCTATATTCACATTACTAACACCTAACTGTGATGCAAACATATCACAAAATAAGAATGTTAAAAAATAATGAATATGTTGATCAGCCATGTATAAAAACTTACCATATTTAACAAACCCAATCCCTTTTGCCATTAACTCATCTTTATTAATTGTAATATACGACTTTATGAAATCCACTATTGCATGTGATAAGGATATTACAGTAGCTAGCATAAAACTAGCCACTGTAATTCCTAAAAACAAACACCCTGCATAATGAATCAAAGTATATAATACACAATGTAAGAAAGTGTAATAGTATTCTGATGATTTCCCATTTGCAATTTCCCCAGTAGTTAAAATATAATCACCTAAGAAATGTGCGATAAACATTACAAATAATGCTTGTGTTAACATAATACCCTCACTTTCTATAGAATATCTTTTTCTTTGTTACTTTTTTTCAAGTACACCAATAATCCTCCAACACTAACTGAAAGTACTGCAAAGATAACAATATTTACTGTATTATCTTTTGCCTCACTAACATAAGATGTTGTTACTACAAGGTTATTTAATGTTCCTTGGTAACCTGCTTCACTGGCTACTTCTATTTTTTCTTGCACACTTGTAACTTCTTCACTAGCTGTGCTAATAAGCTCAGCTATGAAATAAGTTTCAAATGATAATACTTCTTCATTGTAAATAGAGACTGTTCCACCACTTGATGAACCGCTAGTACCACTTGTACTATCACTTTGAATAGCATCTATATCTGACTGACTAGCATCTTCAATAGCATCTTCCATATTTTGACTATCTTCATAAGATGCACCATAATCCACATCATCAGAATCATCACTACTAAATACACCAGTGATTAAATTCCATGCATAACCGATAAGTGAAATAGATGTACTCTCTGATAGTTCTATTTCTTCACCAGTAGAATAATCAAATGCGATAACTTCTCCAGTTTCATAACGGATCAACATTACGTGAACATTTGCACTTTGGTCAAAACTATCTGTTATTTCAACAATGCCTGTTAAATCAATTCCTTCAGGAATATGTAAAGTATCATTTAAATCAATTAAACTTCCATTTCCATTTACATATACCTTATAAACTTCATCATTATAATTATCTGCAATTAAATTAACACTCGTTTTATTTGCATCTCCATCAAAACCATACACATTCCCATTCTTAACAAAAATCACTTCATCAATAACTAGAGCTTCTGTTTGATTATATGTAAATGTTGAATATGTATATAATTTATTACCTTCATACTCACTTTCGTACAATGCAACAGAATCTTTCAATATCAAGTTATTATCAATTGTTTCAATAATAGTTTGTGTACTAAGATCATAAACATTACCTTCACTATCAAGTGCATAATCATCAAAAATATGAACCAAGTCTCCGACTATCGTTTCACCTGAACTATCCGTAACACCTTCAACTGATAAATAATAGAAGTTGTTTCCATAAGTTGAAATAAGTGATTGTAAATCTTCCACTTCATAATTAGTAGTAGCTTCCTCATTTCCGTTCATTAGAGTAATCGTTATATCATCCCCAAAATCATAAGATAAGGTCATAACACGACCAGTAACATCATATGTCACTGTATCTCCACCACTACTTACTTTAATTTGATAGTTATTCGTATCATCTTCATAAGCAACACTATCATCAAATTCAATATTTATACTATCGATTCCCGAAGCATAAACTGTATAATCTGGTAAATCAACTACATTTAACATCAACATGCTAAAGAGTGAATTTGTGGCTGCTATATTAATTGAAATAGGTGTGTAATTATCTGTTGAATCTCTGCTTATCATAGCTAAAGCAGTCCCATTAAATACTAAATTACCACTATACGTATTTGAAATACCTGTTGTTTGGCTATAAGTATATCCTGATTGATATGGATATAATGACGTTGTACTAGATGAAATCATTGGTGTGTATAAATAAGTTTCATAAACAAACATTTCTGTTCGAACATCAGGATTTTCCGCAGTATTTATTGCAAAATAAATACCTGGTATATCCGTTGTTAAACTATTTCCAGCCGCAAAACTTGTTACATCTACTTTCGTTGATTCACTGTAACCTTGTCCATCATACAAACGGTACCAAGTGTATGTTCCAGTTCCATCATCATCATCATCATTAACAGTTAATGTGATTTCTTCATTGCTAGTACTTGATTTATAATTTGATGCTACTCCATCTACTAAAATATCTACATATGAGTAACTTGTATTAGAATCTGAGTTAAAGAACTCACTAGTTAATGTAGTACCAGTACTATCTTTAATAGTTACTGTAAAGTCATTACTTACAGAAGTTCCCCAAGTATAACTTGCAGAATTATTTGCTACATTCAATGTTTCTGTTATTGTAGTAGAGCCATTTGTAATAACAAATGTATAATCTCCTGTTAAGTTAATGTTATTAAACTCTAACACATAATTAGAATCGGTATCTTTTGTTAAAATAATGTCAAAACTTCCTAAAGATCCAGTGTTTGGAAGGTAACTTAAGAAATAAGATGTTGAGTAATTAAGACCAGTTGATACACCACTATTTACAAATGAATAACTACTAACTTCTTCGAAAGAAACTAATGAGAATTCCTCTTCTGTTACATTTGAAACTTGGCTTTCAGTAATAGTAGATCCATTAATTAGTACTTCATCATAACTTACAATTGTTCCATAATGAGTAGGATAAATACAATCTAAACTTGAATATCCATTTTCTGTAACATCATCTTCAACATAACCAACACCATAAACATTATCATTACCAGAAACATCACTATAGTTCACCAAACTAAATAAGTAACGATATGTTGTTGTAGGACTTGTATAGTCTGTACGATAATATCCAAAGATACCACCAACATAATCATTCCCACTAACAGTAGTATCACTATATGATCTATAGAATTGCCCGTTATAATTTTCATTGTCATTCAAATAGAAATGATCCACTAATCCAATCAATCCACCTGTATAGTCACCTGAATTAGATGTTACACTACCACCAGTAACATAACTATATTGAACTGTTTCTGTTGTTATTTCTCCTGCTAATCCTCCAGCATATCCTTGCTCTGCATAAATGATACTATCACTTACAAAGCTTCTATATATGCTAGATCCATAAGAATAAATATAACTTGCCAAACCACCAGCATGACTACCACTAGTTGCCGTTATATTCGTATCTAAAACTGCTGAATAATAAACTGCACCATACGCTTGAGATATTGAATCGTTTGAATATGTATAGTTCCCTATAAAACCACTTAAACCACCTGCATATTGAGCAGCTTGCACATCACTATCAAAGACATAAGTATAGAACATTTGATAAGTTCGTCCACCAATACCTCCTGCATAGCTTTCACTTGCAGTAACATCTACATCATAGACATTCAAATAATATGTTTCTCCAGATACATATCCTCCAATACCACCAACCATTCTTACTCCAGAAACAGTGATATCTCGAACATCAGCATCACGTACTGTACCATGCCCAACAACACCACCAACTTGATATTGTCCTGTGACACTAATACCATCGATGGAATACCCAGTTAAATCATCGTTACTAATCGTTGTTGAAGTATAACCTGCCACACCACCAATACGATAACCTAACGCTTCTAAGTCTTCACTTAAGCCATCTGTATGATACATCCCATTAACTTTTACATTTGTTGCAGATATAGATAAGTTAGAGATATTATTACTACTCCCTACTACACCACCAACATATGCCGCACCTGTTACTGTTACATTATCTACTGAAATTGAACTCAAATCTACTAAGGATGTGTCTACTTTATTAATATAGCCAACAATACCTCCAATACGATACCCGTTTTCCACTTCAACTGTCACATTACTAGCAGTTACATTTTGTATACCACTAGTTGTATAACCAACTACAGCCCCTGTATAAACGGAACGATAAATATCGCTATATGTATGCATTTTAATTGTAACAGTATCGACTGTTACATTGCTAATAAGGCCATAAGCAGATGAAATCATACCTGCATTTGTTGAATTAGCGTTTTCAACATATATTGAATTCTCTGTGAAAACTAAGTTGTCACTAGTACCTTGCACTACTCCTATAAAACCAATATTAGACTGTGCACTAGTAGAAGTAGAATTTATTGTTGAACTGCTAATAGTAATATTACTAAAGCTTGCATAGATAGTACTTACTAAATTATCATCCGTTGTATCATCTAACTGAATATTTTTTAATTCAGCCAAGCTACTTCCATCGTAACTTAATAAACCATCAAGTCTATTTAATGATAAGCCATCAAGTACGTCATAACCTTCTTCATAATATTCAGCGAAATCAATTGAACTTGTGATTTGAATATTTTCATTTGTATATCCATGGTCACTCATAATATTGTACCATTCATCCGTAGACCCTATTGTCCAATATACAGTTATTCCATAGTCAACAACAGATACTAGTTCAACCAGATCACTAGAATCAGTATTAGAAATTAAAGTAGCTGTAATAAGATATAAGTCAAATGCACTCTCTTTTGTAGATTCAATATATACAACAGTTGCAGTTCCACTCGAATTTGTAGTATACGTTACATTAGCCTCAGCCATTCCATCAATAATAACCGGGTAGATCTCTTCATCAATATAATACCCTTCATGTTCTATTCGAATAGTTGATACATAGTATTGATTGTTATATTCAGCGTCAGTAATTTGCATATTAATAGAACCATTATTTACATAATTATCTACCTGATTATCAAGTAACTCACCATTTGTATCATAAAGCTTTGGTAATAATGCATCAGAAACTTCACTATAATCAAATTCAGAACCCATAACAATCGTATTAACATAAGTACTTTCAACTTGTAATTCTTCATATGTTAAAATACCATCTGTATAATCAGCTCCAGGATCATTACTGTTTATTGTTTGTCCTTCATACCCGTAATTGTTATCTGCATAATACCAGTTATCAATAGCAGCAATTCTATGTGTATAAGTTGGCTCTTCTTGCATAATAACAATACTTCCTAATGCTAAACAGTCCGTTACATAAGCTGCCGAAGAACTTCCTGAAATACCTCCATTAAAGTCTCCACTAGCCACAATTAGAACATCTGTCCAACAATTTGTAATAATTGGTGCCCCAAGTCCGATAATTCCTCCATTATATGAAGGGTTTTCGATACGACCTACAGCATAACAGTTTTCTATAGAACCACCTGATGCATTACCAACAATTCCACCAATAGCCATTGTTTGTGTAAGATCTAAATCATGTGTTGAAATATAAAAATCTTGAACATAGCAATTAGATATTATACTATAATTTGTATTTGCAATTAAACCACCCGCAGTATACGGAGAATCTAAAGAACCATTTGTTAATGTTACATTACTAGCACTACAATTAGTAATGGTACATCCCCAAACTTGTCTTGCTAAAGTACAGCCATCATAATTGGAAACAAAATCAACTGTATCAAAATGTATATTATCTAATGTTGAATAATATGAATAGAAAATAATACCCGTATCATTACCTGATTCTTTATCCCAAGATAAATTTTCAAAATTAATATTAGAAATAGTAGCATACTGTAGTTTATAGAATAGTAGTGCAGAACCACTAAATTGTGATGAAGTTAAATCAATATTTTTGATTGTATAATTGTTGCTTGTTAACTCACCATAAGCATTATAAATACCACCATCAAATGTCCCATAGAAAGTATTACTAACATATACTTCATTAGTCCAGTTTCCATCAAAATCAGCAAAATCAATATCTGAAGTTAACCTGAAATTCCATGTCGTATGATTTTCCATTTCTACAAAGTCACTTATTTCATCAATTGAATAATAGAATGAAACATCAAGTGCTTGATTTACAGACACTTCCACTGATAAACTACCTGAACTATAAACAAAGTTCTCCAGTGTATATTCATCAATATAATTAGGATCAGTTGTATCCATTGATAACTTTACAGTAACAATATAGAAGTCATCTCTAAGTGCTTGCGTTGTTACAGATGCATTTAAGCCATCCACACTAACAGAACTAATATAAGTATTAGATGGATTATAGAAAACAAATTCCATCGTAGTATATTCTAAAGTTTCTAATGTAATTGTTGAATATAAATATTCTGGTCTAATTACAGTGTCTAATTCTGGTAATTCTATGTATACTTGTTTATCATACATACTACTATCTAAATCAAGTATTGGATAGAATCCTTGGCTAACCATTTCATCAACAATAAAGTTGTTATCCTCGTTAAATGCAATATCATACCATTCTGAATCATATAAGTTTTCTACTTCTATATATTCACTATACATAACTTCATATGTTTGATATTCAGAAAGTAAATAAACATTTTCAAAAGAATCATCAAAATGAATACTTCCTGAAAGTGAGCTAAAGAGAGGATCTTCTTCGTTAGTGAATCCCATATCAATAATCACACCACTAGGATCATAATAGAATTCATATCTAGTAGAAACAGCAAAAATATTTGTAAATCTGCCCTCTCCATCCACTGAAATAACTCCAGAATACCATGTTTCATCAGAAGCTTGATCATAGTTACTAGAAATATCACAAATAGCATACACATTTTCTACAACAGAATTAGTTGTAGTATAATACGTTAAAACACCCGCATTATCATGTAAGTATACAGATGCATCTTCATCCGTATTATAAATATAACCATTTGATATCGTTCCGTTGTTATAACGTACAAATACTGCACTATTTTCACCATCTTCTTCATTATAGAAGAAAGTATCCCCATTAAATTCAATAATGAAATTATCAATAACACCATTTTGCGTATTATTATCAATTAAGTTAGATAAAACTGGGGAATCAATGCTCTTATTAATTGTATATTTAATATTACTTAGCGTTCCATAGTTTGTATTTAAGAATGTTCGACAAACATCTCCATCCTCAATAATAATTTCTACGTTCCTTATTTCTCCTCCAATATATAAATCTTGGAAAAGCGCTTCATTTGTTGTACCACTACGAGTTAAAGTAATAGAATATCCTTGGAAATCTAATATACCTCCAAAATAAATATAATTGGTTGTAGTTCCTTCATCTTCTCGAATATCATTAACTACATAGTAAGTAGCGTAACGATCCATTTCAATTTCTTCAAAATCATTGATACTATCAATGAATTTAATAGTATTATCGGTTTCAAATGTAACAGAATCCAGTACTACTGTACGTCCATGATACTCTATTGAAATCTCATATTTATATGCTTTATTACTATTTACCGTCTCCGTAGAGAAGATATCAACATCTATATTACCAGTACCATCATATTCTAATGTCTCAATATGTTCATAAGAAATATCACTTGTTTCATATGTTTGTCCTGTAACAATTTCTGCTTCATATTTCGTAATTGTATATGTCGTATCTGAATTATATTCATTCAATAAGAAGAAAGCATCATCTCGAGTATCTTCTAAAGTCCAATGTAACGTAGCTTGAGTCGATATAGAATCTTCTCCATAAAGTGTATCTGTCTGTGACAATCGTCCCATTCTAAATACAGATGTTCCTCCTAATGATGTTGTATCCAGCATCACTCGAACATATGCTGCACCCGAAGGTACTTGTGCCGTTCCGTGAGAACCACTATAAAATGTGTTTTCTGTTGCTAGATAATTGTAATTTTCATCATAAAAATACAATCGATAAGTCACTGATGATTTTATTTCTAAAAACTCAGATGCCGTAACTTCTAGGTATCCTGTTGAAGAATAGGTTGCACTCGTATAGTCGGCACTCGCCGCTCCAACTTGAACATCTAAAACGAAGTCAGAAGAATCAACACTAATATCAAGTATTGTATCCACATTTTCTTCAGTGTATTGATAATAATAAG from Tannockella kyphosi harbors:
- a CDS encoding DUF3307 domain-containing protein; the encoded protein is MLTQALFVMFIAHFLGDYILTTGEIANGKSSEYYYTFLHCVLYTLIHYAGCLFLGITVASFMLATVISLSHAIVDFIKSYITINKDELMAKGIGFVKYGKFLYMADQHIHYFLTFLFCDMFASQLGVSNVNIEVCRYILFFAIMWQPTYVTYRVLTNTGYMIGNPFETKDSLLKIYILVIGLCYVINPLLVILPIVIYFVFNDKLKNKIKPSALLMGLIISVYASFWLDFFMSL
- a CDS encoding GAF domain-containing protein; the protein is MEQEINDLQLLIGCEAATVWMVEGDVIYPYILFGEHTDGLRDLELPIGQGLCGKCVAENIEIISNDLVNDPRWYQKADSATGFVSKNIICLPIIVQEEVYGCVQLLNKTEGDFTEKDISICRDIVELICDKL
- a CDS encoding adenylate/guanylate cyclase domain-containing protein, with the protein product MRIQKLIVCVFIALIGSFCSYSNVFYYFDQKVQDAVYQEESAINTNIKVIKIDQKTLDTLGTFGTWDRSVYAQLIEILDTEYAPYFIGFDILFSGTISEDGDQAFVDAAKDFGNVAVVNLISFEDTITEVEEAVINVDNMSVEFIEEPFSALQEVTLQGFSNAIIDDDSVVRRSLYSIDYEDSTYYSFAAILANQIAENTGVEIPEINMSSSNVFGFSYVAKSCTYEEVSLIDVLDGTVDVRSFKDCYVLVGAHASGMQDAYNVAIEMDTQMYGVEIHINIAESILNGSTVLTIDSWLHSLILFVFIFVSSYLVMSFTVLKGAMTTVVINIIYFIACKTLYNNGLSIPLLVLPVISFLVWVLYTVFSYFVVRKKQRETIQMFETYVSPQVVKKVIANKEDLEQVNSQTKHIAVLFIDVRGFTTLSERLSPEEVVDILNGHFNIITNVIFDNLGTVDKFMGDAAMAVFNSPFDVDDYIYRAVKCAVELREACKESNKYTLEKYGHPFMVGVGVHIGEAVVGNIGSVRHLDYTAIGDTVNTASRLESNAQANQILVSQEVVDALGNRVIFNALGYKKLKGKQEETLLYEVVSLGE
- a CDS encoding GLUG motif-containing protein: MKKILGFAAFIVIMLIFVLNNTTTISSYVEEDGFVMPESKIDEYMIDITYNDADDFDLVEIDEFDYIYEKSSSYYTEEGTQIDLSYPAIIRDGNAIKFINGGAYLISDEFEFAATVDGTTIASQTCFNMDGGVVDDNTYILAQLRNGLFVATTDFVIETQLEEFTISKNAIVYFDDEFINVYNYEDGSYEFLAIRGLQNATITYDDVTYQYSDFYDDLYQVVELVKQEIEEEEILEKIEELKDIAEEPLDTALKEAEEVDAPEDPPEIEVVIKEESEEEEEVTTETVEPQEIPYVKPEVTIENLSTWVYTVNGDIEIDDPASRIDGSVTFYVYNESGTLVLRDQTKKSGIFSLSSLNPDTTFYIEAYFTYYNEYNIKVTEQCLDLTAITTLPFEGNISDVYLTFEEDSILYSRSMGVVDFTMENTTDYDPDDDSLENFYKDVLPYVYTMNFIFEDQETGEIITSKVSNSTISNLRSGSVLDYVTSSDLEPNSTYSYYVVAYDRYGNEFTLVPENDGEYTTCKEAPSVDISVSSRSTEEVVLELSLNDDYEAMTSDVYTVVIMYAGEVVELEYTLDDFTSSGSEVEVSASNTGKVYLTITNLPYSSTVSAYAYGSYNLEDNQGDQEDMLIGELSFYTASIPVGSITYNNEFINIGGTTATVTMSLSQNSSSSLITLLTDFTMYFETDGQSLSYTYTDDMFNSVNIEQNYDEELGALVIVEGDESESTPRVLLYASKEALETNGVWQTFLNSGLYGSNDVNAGTISVELLQGTLLAASVYEYEMTSMADLGSNAFSVTTSVTDDEFETLKQEPTIYYEDYFIAGSILEIYNLEVTDIHDVITDGVYSAQLYEDGALVNTITLNVSTVEDIRFDCLSEGHVYTLAFVAEEYNLTFDDDLLQSQVVIKEFSFSYEEGLIAAIELYNVSYNYDTINTSGDYGYVASSVDIQENAGYNVSTNEVEEEGWDEYFTTDYLEYNCNSSYYSTFVNFGDYAEVIYIAFYSYDDSTGVYTLVGELSSTVQRTGMVSISNYISSSQFNYKTATHIRVTGFMDNLEEAYYYQYTEENVDTILDISVDSSDFVLDVQVGAASADYTSATYSSTGYLEVTASEFLEIKSSVTYRLYFYDENYNYLATENTFYSGSHGTAQVPSGAAYVRVMLDTTSLGGTSVFRMGRLSQTDTLYGEDSISTQATLHWTLEDTRDDAFFLLNEYNSDTTYTITKYEAEIVTGQTYETSDISYEHIETLEYDGTGNIDVDIFSTETVNSNKAYKYEISIEYHGRTVVLDSVTFETDNTIKFIDSINDFEEIEMDRYATYYVVNDIREDEGTTTNYIYFGGILDFQGYSITLTRSGTTNEALFQDLYIGGEIRNVEIIIEDGDVCRTFLNTNYGTLSNIKYTINKSIDSPVLSNLIDNNTQNGVIDNFIIEFNGDTFFYNEEDGENSAVFVRYNNGTISNGYIYNTDEDASVYLHDNAGVLTYYTTTNSVVENVYAICDISSNYDQASDETWYSGVISVDGEGRFTNIFAVSTRYEFYYDPSGVIIDMGFTNEEDPLFSSLSGSIHFDDSFENVYLLSEYQTYEVMYSEYIEVENLYDSEWYDIAFNEDNNFIVDEMVSQGFYPILDLDSSMYDKQVYIELPELDTVIRPEYLYSTITLETLEYTTMEFVFYNPSNTYISSVSVDGLNASVTTQALRDDFYIVTVKLSMDTTDPNYIDEYTLENFVYSSGSLSVEVSVNQALDVSFYYSIDEISDFVEMENHTTWNFRLTSDIDFADFDGNWTNEVYVSNTFYGTFDGGIYNAYGELTSNNYTIKNIDLTSSQFSGSALLFYKLQYATISNINFENLSWDKESGNDTGIIFYSYYSTLDNIHFDTVDFVSNYDGCTLARQVWGCTITNCSASNVTLTNGSLDSPYTAGGLIANTNYSIISNCYVQDFYISTHDLDLTQTMAIGGIVGNASGGSIENCYAVGRIENPSYNGGIIGLGAPIITNCWTDVLIVASGDFNGGISGSSSAAYVTDCLALGSIVIMQEEPTYTHRIAAIDNWYYADNNYGYEGQTINSNDPGADYTDGILTYEELQVESTYVNTIVMGSEFDYSEVSDALLPKLYDTNGELLDNQVDNYVNNGSINMQITDAEYNNQYYVSTIRIEHEGYYIDEEIYPVIIDGMAEANVTYTTNSSGTATVVYIESTKESAFDLYLITATLISNTDSSDLVELVSVVDYGITVYWTIGSTDEWYNIMSDHGYTNENIQITSSIDFAEYYEEGYDVLDGLSLNRLDGLLSYDGSSLAELKNIQLDDTTDDNLVSTIYASFSNITISSSTINSTSTSAQSNIGFIGVVQGTSDNLVFTENSIYVENANSTNAGMISSAYGLISNVTVDTVTIKMHTYSDIYRSVYTGAVVGYTTSGIQNVTASNVTVEVENGYRIGGIVGYINKVDTSLVDLSSISVDNVTVTGAAYVGGVVGSSNNISNLSISATNVKVNGMYHTDGLSEDLEALGYRIGGVAGYTSTTISNDDLTGYSIDGISVTGQYQVGGVVGHGTVRDADVRDITVSGVRMVGGIGGYVSGETYYLNVYDVDVTASESYAGGIGGRTYQMFYTYVFDSDVQAAQYAGGLSGFIGNYTYSNDSISQAYGAVYYSAVLDTNITATSGSHAGGLASYIYSYGSSIYRSFVSDSIIYAEQGYAGGLAGEITTETVQYSYVTGGSVTSNSGDYTGGLIGLVDHFYLNDNENYNGQFYRSYSDTTVSGNDYVGGIFGYYRTDYTSPTTTYRYLFSLVNYSDVSGNDNVYGVGYVEDDVTENGYSSLDCIYPTHYGTIVSYDEVLINGSTITESQVSNVTEEEFSLVSFEEVSSYSFVNSGVSTGLNYSTSYFLSYLPNTGSLGSFDIILTKDTDSNYVLEFNNINLTGDYTFVITNGSTTITETLNVANNSASYTWGTSVSNDFTVTIKDSTGTTLTSEFFNSDSNTSYSYVDILVDGVASNYKSSTSNEEITLTVNDDDDDGTGTYTWYRLYDGQGYSESTKVDVTSFAAGNSLTTDIPGIYFAINTAENPDVRTEMFVYETYLYTPMISSSTTSLYPYQSGYTYSQTTGISNTYSGNLVFNGTALAMISRDSTDNYTPISINIAATNSLFSMLMLNVVDLPDYTVYASGIDSINIEFDDSVAYEDDTNNYQIKVSSGGDTVTYDVTGRVMTLSYDFGDDITITLMNGNEEATTNYEVEDLQSLISTYGNNFYYLSVEGVTDSSGETIVGDLVHIFDDYALDSEGNVYDLSTQTIIETIDNNLILKDSVALYESEYEGNKLYTYSTFTYNQTEALVIDEVIFVKNGNVYGFDGDANKTSVNLIADNYNDEVYKVYVNGNGSLIDLNDTLHIPEGIDLTGIVEITDSFDQSANVHVMLIRYETGEVIAFDYSTGEEIELSESTSISLIGYAWNLITGVFSSDDSDDVDYGASYEDSQNMEDAIEDASQSDIDAIQSDSTSGTSGSSSGGTVSIYNEEVLSFETYFIAELISTASEEVTSVQEKIEVASEAGYQGTLNNLVVTTSYVSEAKDNTVNIVIFAVLSVSVGGLLVYLKKSNKEKDIL